Proteins found in one Syngnathus acus chromosome 9, fSynAcu1.2, whole genome shotgun sequence genomic segment:
- the cdk7 gene encoding cyclin-dependent kinase 7, which yields MALDVKSRAKRYEKLDFLGEGQFATVYKARDKTTDTIVAIKKIKVGHRTEAKDGINRTALREIKLLQELHHPNIIGLLDAFGHKSNISLVFDFMETDLEVIIKDTSLVLTPAHIKAYILMTLQGLEYMHQHWVLHRDLKPNNLLLDDNGVLKLADFGLAKAFGSPNRVYTHQVVTRWYRSPELLFGARMYGVGVDMWAVGCILAELLLRIPFLVGDSDLDQLTKIFETLGTPTEETWPGVSSLPDYMPFKIFPGTPLEHIFSAATDDLLELLHGLFTFNPSTRTTATQALKMKYFSNRPAPTPGPQLPRPNCSAEILREKETVGLKRKIEGLETTTMKKLIF from the exons ATGGCGCTTGACGTAAAGTCCAGAGCCAAGCGATATGAAAAATTGGATTTCCTTGGAGAGGGCCAG TTTGCCACGGTGTACAAAGCAAGAGACAAAACAACTGACACAATAGTTGCCATTAAAAAG ATTAAAGTTGGCCATAGAACTGAAGCTAAAGATG GTATCAACAGGACTGCTCTACGAGAAATCAAACTACTGCAGGAGCTCCACCATCCAAATATTATTGGG CTGCTGGATGCATTTGGGCACAAATCAAACATCAGTCTGGTTTTTGATTTCATGGAAACTGATCTGGAG GTGATCATCAAGGACACCAGCCTGGTTTTGACTCCAGCCCACATCAAAGCGTACATCCTCATGACTCTACAGGGATTAGAATACATGCATCAACATTGGGTTTTACACAGG GATTTGAAGCCCAATAATTTGCTGCTTGATGATAATGGAGTGTTGAAGTTGGCTGATTTTGGTTTGGCCAAAGCCTTTGGCAGTCCGAACAGGGTCTACACCCATCAAGTTGTGACCAG GTGGTACCGCTCTCCCGAGCTTCTTTTCGGTGCCCGGATGTATGGAGTAGGTGTCGACATGTGGGCGGTGGGATGCATCTTGGCCGAGTTACTCCTCCGG ATACCATTTCTTGTTGGCGACTCTGATCTTGACCAACTGACCAAGATCTTTGAGACTCTTGGGACACCTACTGAAGAGACGTGGCCG GGAGTAAGCAGTCTACCAGATTATATGccattcaaaatatttcctGGCACACCTCTTGAGCACATATTTAGTGCAGCGACAGATGATTTGCTGGAGTTGCTTCATGGCCTCTTCACATTTAACCCCTCAACCAGGACCACGGCCACTCAG GCTCTGAAGATGAAATACTTCAGTAATCGGCCCGCTCCCACACCCGGCCCCCAACTTCCCCGACCCAACTGTTCAGCCGAAATTCTGCGAGAGAAGGAAACCGTCGGTCTCAAGAGAAAAATAGAAGGCCTGGAAACAA CTACCATGAAGAAGTTGATATTCTAA